A stretch of the Panulirus ornatus isolate Po-2019 chromosome 53, ASM3632096v1, whole genome shotgun sequence genome encodes the following:
- the LOC139765295 gene encoding protein ABHD8-like translates to MTFDLFVPQGRKCVVIGHGCGCSLAAALARGRALSVRLVVLASSGGPNPLIPNPPSKSFLHSHLAAFLSPFLACGCCSREILYAPRGKHFAAATLSGSAITPTPRYVLEHVAKGQNWPEGDVAFHRRITVPTLLLHGMKDDRVSLVEMCEMERTIPRAFLEMIPGGGHDLMTDAPLEVCHAVHRFIKRWKKQL, encoded by the coding sequence atgacTTTTGATTTGTTTGTGCCTCAGGGACGCAAGTGTGTTGTTATTGGACATGGTTGTGGATGTTCTTTGGCTGCAGCTTTAGCAAGAGGTCGAGCATTGTCAGTGCGCCTAGTTGTCTTAGCTAGCTCTGGTGGACCCAATCCCCTTATCCCCAATCCTCCAAGCAAATCTTTCCTGCATTCACATCTTGCTGCATTCCTGAGCCCATTTTTGGCTTGTGGTTGTTGCAGTCGTGAAATCCTATATGCTCCAAGAGGGAAGCACTTTGCTGCTGCCACCCTCTCTGGGTCAGCCATCACTCCAACTCCTCGTTATGTTCTTGAGCATGTAGCTAAAGGACAGAACTGGCCTGAAGGAGATGTTGCCTTTCACCGCCGCATCACAGTTCCTACACTCTTGTTACATGGCATGAAGGATGACCGTGTTTCATTGGTGGAAATGTGTGAAATGGAGAGAACAATCCCTAGAGCTTTCCTGGAGATGATACCTGGTGGTGGTCATGACTTGATGACAGATGCTCCTCTTGAAGTTTGCCATGCTGTACACCGTTTCATCAAGAGGTGGAAGAAGCAGCTTTAG